Genomic window (Propionibacteriaceae bacterium ZF39):
AAGGTCTGCCAGAGCTGCTCGTCGACCTCGCGCGGAGCGGGGCCGGCGGCCTTCCACTGCTGCATGAGATCCCGGAAGGCACCCGCGGTCGGGCCCCACTCGGTGGACACAGCGAGAGACTCGGCCTCGCCGATGATGCGCTCCTTGACGGCCTTGGCGGCGTCGCGCTTCTCGGCCTGCTGGGCGAACTGGGCCTTGCGACGACGCGTATAGGTCGTGCGCGCGCTGGAGAACCGATGCCACAGCGCGTCATCGGTCGTGCGGTCGATGCGGGGGAGTGCCTTCCACTCCTCCAGCAGCGCCCGGAACCGGTTGACTCCGCCGCGCCAGTCATTGCCGGCAGCGAGCGACTCGGCCTCGGCGACCATCTTTTCCTTGGTGGCCTTGGTCTGCTCGTTCTGCTGCGCTCGGACGACCTTGCGGGCCTCGGCCTGTTCGGAGATCGCCCCCGTCAGCGAGTCGAGGCGCTCGGTGAGAGCCTGCAGGTTGCCGACGGCGTTGGCCTCGGCGATCTGGGACTTGTGTGAGTTGACTGCTTTGCGCGCTTCCTCGGGCGACATCGTGCCGGCCCGGACGCGTGCGGCGAGGAGATCGACCTCGACCTGAAGATTCTCGAACCGCCTGACATAGAACGCCAGGGCTTCCTCCGGGGTGGCATCCGGGACCTGGCCGACAGCGCGTTCGCCGTCGGCGGTGCGGACATAGACGGTTCCGTCTTCGGCGACCCGTCCGAAGTCGGCGGGACCTGCAGCTTCACTCATGCGCCCTATCTTGCCTCATCAACGATCAGGTGGCGCACGCAGCAACACCGGAAAAGTCGGCGGTAGACTCGTGGCCCGTGCTGATCGCCTCCTTTCCCGCCGGACCGCTGCAGACCAACTGCTATGTCGTCGCCCGTGAACCGGGCGCCGAATGCGTGATCATCGACCCGGGGATGATGGCCACGGAGAGCGTGGTCCAGATCGTTGAGCAACAGGACCTCACGCCCGTCGCCGTGATCCTCACGCACGGTCACATCGATCACGTTTTCTCGGTGTACGACCTGACCGAGCGATTCGGCGTACCCGCCTGGATCAACGACGCGGACCGCCCCATGCTGTCGCTGGCGTTCGACCGGCTCGGGATGGCGGAACTCACCGGGATGTGCCGCCAGCTCAGCGGGGGTGCCGATGGGCTGACCGAGCCGGCGGACGTGCGGAGCCTGCCCGAATCGGGTACGCAGGAGTTCGCGGGCATCGAGTTCACGTTCCGGCATGCTCCCGGTCATACGCCGGGCTGCACGCTGGTGGAGATCCCGTACGCCGAAGCCGACGTCCCGATCGACCGAATCGTCTTCTCCGGCGATGTGCTGTTCGCCGGGAGCATCGGACGCACCGACTTGCCGGGTGGCGACCACGGGACGATGCTGCGTACGCTGCGCGAGTTCGTTCTTGACCTGCCCGACTCGGCCGCGGTGCTGTCGGGGCACGGAGGCCAGACCACCATCGGGCGCGAGCGCGCCACGAATCCCTATCTGCAGGAGAACATGCTGTGAGCCGTCCGAAGCCGATCTCGGGCTATCCGGAGTTCCTGCCCGCCGGGCGGATCATCGAACAACGCGCGCTGGACATCCTGCGCGAGTCGTTCGAGCTCCACGGTTTCGGCTCGATCGAAACGCGTGTCATGGAGCCCCTCGACGTGCTTTCGCGGAAGGGGGAGATCGACAAGGAGATCTTCACCGTACGCCGGCTGCACGCCGAGGAGGGTGCCGCCGATGAGATGGGGCTCCACTTCGACCTCACCGTGCCGCTCGCGCGCTATGTGCTGGAGAACGCCGGCCACCTGGCGTACCCGTTCCGCCGCTATCAGATCCAGAAGGTCTGGCGTGGGGAGCGGCCGCAGGAGGGGCGCTATCGAGAGTTCTGCCAGGCCGATATCGACATCATCGGTTCCGAGACCCTGGCGGCCCACCACGATGTGGAGATCCCGCTGGTCGCGCTCGAGGCGTTCGAGAGACTGCACACCGAGCTGGGCATTCCGCCCGTGCTCATGCACGTCAACAACCGCAAGCTGTCGCAGGGCTTCTATGAGGGTCTCGGCATCGATGACACCGCCGCCGTGCTGCAGCGCGTCGACAAGTTCGACAAGATCGGCCCCGATGCGGTGGTCGACCTGTTGAAGGGTGAGCTGGGGCTCACGGAGACGGTGGCCAGGCAGTGCGTCGCGCTTGCCGATATCCAGTCGGCCGATGCGTCGTTCGTGGATCGGGTGCGGGCGCTGGGCGTACGCTCCGACCTCCTCGACCAGGGCCTGGAGGAGCTCGCCACGCTGGTGACCACCGCGGCAGCTGCCGTCCCGGGCCGCATCGTCGCTGACCTGAAGATCGCGCGCGGGCTCGACTACTACACGGGCACGGTCTATGAGACCGAACTCGTGGGCTACGAGAAGATGGGCTCGGTGGCGTCGGGCGGGCGTTATGACTCCCTGGCCTCCGACGGCAAGACGACCTATCCCGGCGTCGGCTATTCGTTCGGCGTGACGCGGATCCTCGTGCCGCTGGTGACCAAGGGCAAGCTCGCGGTGTCGCGGTCGGTGCCGACCTGCGTACTCGTCGCCGTCGACTCCGAGGAAGCCCGACCCGAGGCCATCGCCACGGCGCAGAAGCTGCGGGCTCGTGGCATCCCGACCGAGGTGGCGCCCAAGGCAGACCGGTTCGGCAAGCAGATCCGGTACGCCGACCGGCGCGGCATCCCCTTCGTCTGGTTCTCCTCCGGAGAGGTCAAGGACATCCGCTCCGGGGATCAGCTCGCGGCCGATGCCGACGCCTGGATGCCGCCCGAGGCGGACCTGACACCGAACGTGGGACCGGCATGATCACCGACGACGGACACCTCGTCTACGACGTCCGGGCCAACGCCAGCCGGATGTTCGGCCACCGGATGCGCCACATCGTCAACCCGGTGGTCGGCATCGCGGCCGGCTTCCTGTTCGGCGCGGCGTTGTTCGTGGTCGCGGTCCAGGGCGTTTTCGGCGTACGCCCCAGCATCGTCGCCATCCTCGTCGCTCTCGTTGCTGTCGTGGCGTACCTCGTGGCCGTGGGCCGCGCGCGCCAGCGGGCAGGGGCCCTGGGGGCGTACGCCCTGACGCTCGGCCCCGACGGCGTGGAGGTCCGGACCAACGGGGGAGGATCCGCTCAGCCGTGGTCGGCGTTCGTGCGTTGGCTCGAGGATGATCACGACGTCGTTCTTGTCTCGGGACGCTGGCGTGAACGCGAGATCGTGGTGCTGCCGAAGTCGGGCGTACCCGAAGAGGAACTGGATCTCATCCGCGAAGTCCTCCACAGCCATATCGATCCCGATGACGAGCCGCTCGAGGATGCCTTCGTCGAGATGGGCTGGGACGAGGAGCCCGAGAGGCTGCCCCGCCGCCGGGCAGAGTGACGATCCGGCGGGCCGCGGACGCCTGACGCGGGTCAAACGAGCGCGCGTGGGTGCGCCGGGATGGCCTAGGATCGCCTGCGTTGAATGGAGCCTGCACCGTCTATGCAGGCCGCCCACGAGAGGAATAGCTGTGATCCGCACCCATGCCGCCGGCACCCTGCGCTCGGAAGACATCGGCCAGTCCGTCACCCTTGCTGGCTGGGTCGCCAAGCGTCGCGACCACGGAGGCGTGGCCTTCCTGGATCTGCGCGATGCCTCGGGCGTCTGCCAGGTGGTCGTCCGTGACGAATATCTCGAGTCGGCCGGTATCCACGATCTCCGCAACGAGTTCTGCGTGAAGGTCGTCGGCGTCGTCGAGGCTCGCAGCGAGGAGAACGTCAACCCCAACCTCCCGACCGGTGACATCGAGATCGTCATCCGCGAGCTGGAGGTGCTCAACCCCGCCGCGCCGCTGCCGTTCCAGATCGACGAGCGCATCACCGTGGGCGAGGAAGCCCGCCTGAAATATCGCTATCTCGACCTGCGCCGCAAGGCCTCCGGCGATGTCATCCGTCTCCGGTCACAGGTCAACGCCGCCGCCCGCAAGGTGCTGGGCGAGCGCGACTTCATCGAGATCGAGACCCCGACCCTGACGCGCTCGACTCCGGAAGGTGCGCGTGACTTCCTGGTGCCGGCGCGGCTGAGCCCGGGTTCGTGGTACGCCCTCCCGCAGTCCCCGCAGCTCTTCAAGCAGCTGCTCATGGTGGGCGGCATGGAGCGCTACTACCAGATCGCGCGCTGCTATCGCGACGAGGACTTCCGTGCCGACCGTCAGCCCGAGTTCACCCAGCTCGACATCGAGATGAGCTTCGTGGACCAGGAGGATGTCATCGAGCTCGGTGAGGCGATCGTCTCCGAGGTCTGGAAGCTCAAGGGCGTCGAGTTGACCACGCCGTTCCCGCGGATCACCTATCGGGATGCGATGGATCAGTACGGTTCCGACAAGCCCGATCTGCGCTTCGACAACAAGATCGTCGAGGTCACCGACTTCTTCGCCGACACGCCGTTCCGCGTGTTCCAGGCTCCCTATGTGGGCGCGGTCGTCATGCCGGGTGGGGCGTCCCAGCCGCGGCGTACCTTCGATGCCTGGCAGGAATGGGCCCGCCAGCGCGGAGCCAAGGGTCTGGCCTATGTGACCGTCGCCGAGGACGGCGAGCTGGGTGGTCCGGTCGCCAAGAACATCTCCGAGACCGAGCGCGCCGGGCTGGCCCAGAAGGTCGGCGCCAAGCCCGGTGACTGCATCTTCTTCGGAGCCGGTGCCCGCAAGTCCTCCCAGGAGCTGCTGGGTGCGGCGCGTCTCGAGATCGCCAAGCGCACGGACATGATCGACGAAGAGCAGTGGTCGTTCCTCTGGGTCGTGGACGCGCCGCTGTTCGAGCCGACCTCCGACGCTGTCGCCGCCGGTGACGTGGCCGTGGGTGGGGGAGCGTGGACCGCGGTCCACCACGCGTTCACGTCGCCTAAGCCGGAGTCGCTCGACACGTTCGACACCGATCCGGGCAGCGCGCTGGCGTACGCCTATGACATGGTCTGCAACGGCAACGAGATCGGCGGCGGCTCCATCCGTATCCATCGCCGTGACGTCCAGGAGCGCGTCTTCAAGGTCATGGGCATCGGCGAGGAAGAAGCGCAGGAGAAGTTCGGGTTCCTGCTCGACGCGTTCTCGTTCGGCGCCCCGCCCCACGGCGGCATCGCGTTCGGCTGGGACCGCATCGTGTCCCTGCTGGCCAAGACCGAGTCGATCCGAGACACCATCGCGTTCCCGAAGTCGGGCGGCGGGTTCGATCCGCTCACCCAGGCCCCGGCGCCCATCACCCCGCAGCAGCGTAAGGAAGCGGGTGTCGATGCGAAGCCCGAGAAGAAGGGCGAGGGCAAGGACGGGGAGCAGGAAGGCCCCGCGAAGGGTGCCGCGGTCGAGACCGACAAGGGCGTCCAGAAGCCCTGACGGTTCGGATCGGGGTACGCCCGTGCTCGCGGCCGGCGGGAGTCGGGCGCGAGCAGGGATGGGTGAGCGGCGCTATGCAATTGCTTCCGCTCCGGAAGCACGGGGCTTCAACTCCCGGTGTCGGTTGGGGCTTCGTGCTCACCGAGGCTCTGGCAAATGTTGCCCGCCATGAGCTTGCGTTTCACTCTTCAGCTCCCGCTAGCGTCTTGAGCTTGCGCCCCATCTCAATCAGCTTGTCTGAACGTCTCCAGCGCCCCGTGCACCGCGGGCGGAGTCGGCGAGGGCACGCTGGATGGATTTCGGCCCGAGGGAGCGCAAGCTCAAGCGGTTAAGGGGCGCTGACTGCGGTGAACGCAAGCTCAACGACGGGTTTTCTCTCGCGATTTCACGTTTGCGGCGCCCTCGGCAGGCTAGGTACGCCTGCGCGGCGGGAGGGCAAGCTGAATGGTGGCGACAGAGCCCGCCCAAGGTGCACCAGGCCGAAGCGGCCAGTGGAGCTGAGGCCCACCCCGTGCTTCCGGAGCGGAAGCTACTTATGTAATAGGGGTAGCACCGGGCCTGGCCGGGTCTGGTGTGAGGTGTCCGGGTCAGACGCTCGTTGTGGACGCTGCCGGTGTCGTATTGGCTCTGAATTGGTTTGCGCTGGCCCGGGCACCGTAGGGCCGGGAGAGGCTCAAGAGGGGAATGCCCAGCTCGAAGTAGCGTTGCCCTTCCTGCCCGATCGTCCACAACACGATGAGGCAAGGAGGCCGACATGACAGCCACGACGAGCCGCCCGGTGGTGATCGGGATGGATCCCCATAAACGATCGATGACGATCGAGATCATGGACCGCGACGAAACCGTTCTGGGCACGGGCCGGTTCACCACCGACCAGGCCGGAGTGACCGCGATGCTCAAGCACGTCAGGGCCTGGCCCCAGCGGGTCTGGGCGATCGAGGGCAGCAACGGGGTGGGTCGTCCGATCGCGACCCGGCTGGCCATGGCCGGGGAAACGGTGGTGGATGTGCCGACCAAACTGTCGGCCCGGGTCCGGGTCTGGGCGTGTCAGATGGTCTGTGTAAGGACTCGGGGTTCAGGACCTGACGGAGATTGACTATGACCATGACGAAAGAGCACGAGGACTCGGTGGAGCCGGAGGCCCGCAAGTTGCGGCGGGAGTTGTTCGGTGAGGAGTTGTTGGATCAGTTGATGGCCTCGGTCGGTGAGCGCGGGGTCGCGTTGACCGGCGAGGGCGGGTTCTTGCCCGAGATGATCAAGGCCGTGCTGGAGCGGGGCCTTCAGGCGGAGCTGACCGAGCATCTCGGCTACGACAAGGGCGACCGGGCCGGACATGGCAGTGGGAACTCCCGGAACGGGACCAGCCCGAAAACGGTCGCGACCGAGGTTGGTGATCTGCGGCTGGACCAGCCGCGGGACCGTAACTCCACGTTCGCCTCGGCGTTGATCCCGAAGGGCGCGCGTCGTCTGGGCGGGCTGGATGAGATCATCATCTCGTTGTATGCCGGCGGGATGACGATCCGCGATATTCAGCATCATCTGGAATCGACCCTGGGCACGGAGTTGTCCCACGAGACGATTTCGAAGATCACCGACGCGGTCGCCGATGAGGTCCTCACCTGGCAGAACCGGCCGCTGGAGTCGTTCTACCCGGTCATCTATCTCGACGCGCTGGTGGTGAAGATCCGTGACGGCGCCCACGTCACCAACCGCCATGCCCATATCGCGGTCGGGGTCGACCCCGACGGGGTCAAACACGTCCTCGGGATCTGGGTCCAGGCGAATGAGGGCGCGAAGTTCTGGGCCTCGGTCTGTGCCCAGCTCGCGAACCGCGGCGTGAAGGACGTGCTGATCGTGTGCTGTGACGGGCTCACCGGCTTCCCCGAGGCGATCGAGGCGACCTGGCCCCTGGCAGCCGTGCAAACGTGTGTGGTGCATCTGATCCGGGCGTCGATGCGGTTCGTGTCCTACACCGACCGCAAGCCCGTCGCGGCCGCGTTGAAGCCGATCTACACCGCCGCGAACGAGGACGCCGCGCTGATGGCGTTCACCGCGTTTGCGGACTCGACCTGGGGCAAGAAATACCCCGCCGCAGTCGCGACCTGGGAGAACGCGTGGGACCGGTTCATCCCGTTCCTGGCGTTCGGCCCCGCACTGCGGAAGGTGATCTACACGACCAACAGCATCGAATCGCTGAACTACCAACTACGGAAAGTGATCAAGAACCGTGGCCATTTCCCCAACGACGCCGCGGCGGTGAAACTGCTCTGGCTGGCGATCCGCAACATCGAAGACAAACGCGCCCGTGAGCGGGCCAAGGAAGCCGGTGTCCCCAAAGGCAAACGCAAAGCACCCGGCAAACTCGTCGAAGGCGCGACCATCCAGGGCTGGAAAGCCGCCCTCGGCGAACTCGCCCTCGTCTACCCCGACCGCATGAACCAATACCTATAACCCATGTGACCCAGATCACTTACACAGAAAACTTGACAAGCTCCCGGGTCTATGCCACCGGTAATGCCCGCAAGACCGATGACACCGATGCCCATGCCATCGCGTTGGCCGGGGTCCGGGTCGACCAGCTCCGGCCGGTGGTGCCCGACGAAACCCGGACCGTGTTACGGATCCTGTCCGACCGGCGTCGAGCCCTGGCCACCGACCGCACCCGGACCGTGGCCCAGCTGCATCACCTGCTCAGCGAACTCATCCCGGGCGGGGCACCCACCCGCTTATCGGCGACCCGGGCCACCGCCCTGGTCCAGAGCGTGCGAGCCCGCACCGCGTCACAGAAAATGCTGAAACGGATGGCCCGGGAACTGATCGATGACATCCGCCGGATCGACCAGCGCAAACACGCCCTGGACCTCGAGATCACCGAGCTGGTCGACACCACCGGCACCCGGTTGATGGAACTATGCGGGATTGGCCCGCTCGGTGCGGCCTCGCTACTGGTCGAGGTCGGCGATATCACCCGGTTCCCCACGAAAGCCCACTTCGCGTCCTGGAACGGCACCGCCCCGATCGATGCCTCCTCCGGCGCCCACACCCGTCACCGGCTCTCCCGGGCAGGGAACCGGCGGATCAACTCCGTGCTCCACACCATGGGCCAGACCCAACGTCGGCTGAAAATCCCCGAAGCTCTGAAGTGCTACAACCAGCACCACCACGGAACCCACGACGAACTCAAAGCCATGCGAGCACTGAAACGACGCCTGTCCGACATCATCTACCGGACCATGATCAACGACGCCCTCGACACCACCAGGACGGGCCCGGGAGGGCACCAGGATCACGACTCTCACTCCAGCGCGGCCGGCTCACAACCCCACACCGACTCTTCGGACAAGCCTCTCCACGGACCCGCCACCAACCAGCCTAAACCACCCCTGAAACACGCCTCTTGACACAGAGGGGAGCCAGTTGCATATTGCGGCTCAGCCATCCCTGTGCACCCCCGCGTCTCAAGCCCCCAGGTGTGCGCAGCCTCCAGGTCTCTGGTCCATAACGCCTGCGGACGTCCGGCGCTTTCTTGGGGTGAATCGGCTACCTTGTGCGGACCACAGCCAATGATGCCGAGGAGCCCGGACGTTCGGGACAACCGGAAGGATCAGCGATGAAGAAGTCGCCCGCACGCGCCCTTGGCGCGATTATTGCTACCGCCGCACTGGCGCTCACCGCCTGCGGATCGGGTGGCACCCAGACCTCCGGCAGCACTCCCGGGGCCGGGGGCGCCGACAAGGAATACAAGATCGGGATCACCCAGATCGTCGCCCACCCGTCGCTGGACGCCTCGCGTGAAGGCTTCAAGAAGGCCCTGGCCGATGCCGGCATCGAGGCCACCTATGACGAGAACAACGCCCAGGGCGAGCCGGCGACTGCCACGTCCATCGCCGGCAAGCTCAACACCGGCAACTTCGACCTGATCCTCGCGATCGCCACGCCGACGGCCCAGGCGACTGCCCAGGTGGTCACCAACAAGCCGATCCTGTTCACCGCGGTCACCGACCCGGTCGCGGCCGAGCTGGTCGAGAGCAACGAGAAGCCCGGTGCCAACGTCACCGGCACGACCGACATGAACCCCGTGGCCGACCAGATCAAGCTGATCAAGCGCATCAAGCCGGACGCCAGGACCGTGGGTGTGATCTACAGCTCCGGTGAGGTCAACTCCGCCGTCCAGGTGGAGGCCGCCAAGGCCGCTGCCCAGGCCGAGGGCCTGACTCTGGAGGAAAAGACCATCACCAACACCGGTGAGGTCGCCCAGGCCGCCGCGTCGCTGAACACGGACGCGATCTATGTGCCGACCGACAACAACGTCGTCTCCGGCCTCGCTGCCGTCGTGCAGGTCGCCGAGCAGAAGAAGATCCCGCTCATCGTGGGTGAGGGCGACTCGGTCGAGGGTGGCGGTCTGGCCACGATCGGCATCGACTACGAGAAGCTCGGTTATCAGACCGGCGAGATGGCTGTCCGCATCCTCAAGGACGGCGCCAACCCGGCCGATATGCCGGTCGAGTCCCAGAAGGAATTCGTCACGACCATCAACACCAAGGCTGCCGAGCGCATGGGCGTCGAGCTGCCCGCCGACCTCGTCGCCGAGGCCACCGACGTCGGCTGATGATCCAGACCCTTCTCAATCAGGGCCTTTCGGCCGCTGATCTCGGGCTGATCTTCGGGATCATGGCCTTGGGCGTGTACATCACGTTTCGCGTCCTCAACTTCCCCGACCTGACCGTCGACGGCAGCTTCACCACTGGAGCTGCCGTCGCGGCGTCGGCGATCCTCGGCGGGGTCAACCCGTGGGTGGCCACGATGTTCGGTTTCGTGGCGGGGGCGGCGGCCGGTCTGATCACCGGCCTCCTGCACACCAAGGGCAAGATCAACCCGCTGCTCGCGGGCATCCTGACCCAGATTGCGCTCTATTCGATCAATCTGCGGATCATGGGCAAGGCCAACCTGCCGATGCTCCGTGCCGAGACGACGATGTCGGAGATGCGCCGGGCCGGGCTGTTCGGCACCTGGGCATCAGTGGGCATCTTCGTCGCCGTGGTGATCGTCGTCCTGATCATCACCAACTGGTTCCTGTCGACCGACACCGGCCTGGCGCTTCAGGCCACGGGCGACAACGAGGCCATGATCCGCGCCCAGGGCGTGTCGACCGACAACATGAAGATCCTCGGTCTCGTGGTCAGCAACGCCCTCGTCGGCCTGTCGGGGGCGATGATGGCGCAATACCAGGGGTACGCCGACATCGGCATGGGCATCGGCCTCATCGTCGCCGGTCTGGCCTCGGTGATCATCGGCCAAGCCATCCTGCCCGCCCGACACTTCGCGGTCGCCACCGCAGCCGTCGTCCTCGGCTCGGTCATCTATCGCGAGGTCATCCAGCTCGCGCTGTCGGCCGGTTTCGACCCGAACGACATGAAGCTCATCTCGGCCGTGCTCGTGGTGCTCGCGCTCCTGCTCCCGCGCCTGACGATCTTCAAACGCTGGGCGGCCCGGCGCAAGCAGCAACAGATGCTCAAGGCCGCAGGTGGGGCGTACCAACCGGCCATGGCCGGCGCCCCCGCGAGACCGCCGGGTCAGCCCGGGCTCGAACCCACCAACGAGGAACTCTCGAAGAGGGGGGAGCAGTAGATGCTGGAACTTCGCGATGTGAAGAAGGTCTTCTTCCCCCATACGCCGAATGAGCGGGTGGCTCTCGACAACGTGTCGCTGCGCCTCGAGGAGCGCGACTTCGTCACGGTCATCGGCTCCAACGGTGCCGGCAAATCGACGCTGCTCAACATCGTGGCGGGGGTCTATCGCCCCGACGCCGGCCAGGTGCACATCGACAACACCGATGTCACGCGCCAGCCCGACCACAAGGTCGCCCGTTATGTCGGGCGCGTGTTCCAGGACCCGATGGCCGGCACCTGTCCCAACGGGACGGTCGAGCAGAACCTGTCGATGGCCTATTCGCGTGGCAAGCGGCGCGGTCTGCGGCAGTCGCTCACCAAGGCGAAGCGGGCGGTGTTCCGCGAGGAGCTGCAGGCGCTCGAGCTCGGTCTCGAGAACCGGCTCAAAGTCGATGTCGGCCTGCTGTCGGGCGGTCAGCGCCAGGCCCTGAGCCTGCTGATGGCGACGTTCAGCAACCCCCGCATCCTGCTGCTCGACGAGCACACGGCTGCTCTCGACCCGTCCCGCGCCGAGCTCATCACCGAACTCACCGAGAAGGCCGTCGATCGTTATGAGCTCACCACGCTCATGGTGACCCACAACATGGCCCAGGCCCTGCGGCTCGGCAACCGGCTCATCATGATGCACGCCGGCCGGATCGTCTTCGAACTCTCCGGTGAGGACAAGAAGAACGCCACGGTGCAGGACCTGCTCAACGAGTTCGCCAAGCTCAAGGTCATGACGGACCGTACGCTCCTGACGTGACGATCGATCCCGAGGCCTCGCTGCGCTTCTATCGCGACAATCTTGGATTTGGGGGTAACGCTCGACGTCGGAGCCAACACGATGCGCTGGATCACCGTCGGCCCGCCCGGTCAGCCCGACACCAACATCGTGTTGCAGCCCCCGGTCTGTGACCCGGGGATCAGCCAGGCCGAGGCCCAGCTGATCGCGGACCTGATGGCGAAGGGCACCTATGCCGGCGTCAATCTCGCCTGCGATGATCTCGACGGACTTTTCGAGCGTCTGGCGGGCGCCGAGGTGGAGGTCGTCCAGGAGCCGAAGAATCAGGACTACGGCATCCGCGACTTCGTCGTGCGGGACCCGGCCGGAAACCTCATTCGCGTCCAGGAGAAAGGGTGAGACATGACAGATACCGAAGGCTTCAGCCAGGCCGAACTCCAGGCCATGAAAGAACGCGCCGCCGAACTCCGGGCCCTGAAGGGTGGGAAGAAGAAAGGCGACAACCTTGAGGCGCTCCTCGCCAAGATCGACGAGCTGCCCTCCGGAGACAAGCAGATCGCTGTCGCCCTGCATCAGGTCGTGACCGAGGTCGCGCCGGATCTGGCCCCGCGGCTCTGGTACGGCATGCCCGCCTATGAGAAGGACGGCGATGTGGTGGTCTTCCTGCAGCTGACCAGCAAGTTCGACACCCGCTATTCGACGCTGGGCTTCAACCAGGGAGCCCAGCTCGATGACGGTGAAATGTGGCCGACCCACTTCGCCATCCCCGCCATCACCGACGGCGTCAAGGACCGGATGCGGGCTCTCCTGCGGAAGGCCGTGGGCGGGTGACGCCTGCTGAGGCGTACGCCGACCCACGACCCCCTCACACCAGCAGCGTGACGACCAGGGTGAGGGGCACGGCGACCAAGGCCATCAGCACCAGGTGTTTGACCCGGCGCTCGTTGACGAGGGCGACGAACTCGCGCAGGACGGCGCTCACCCAGTAGTACCGCGCAGTGGGTGCGCCGATCGCATGCGCCGGGAGGCCAACCTTCCGGGCATGCGTCGCTGCGCGCATGGCGTGATAGTCACTCGTGACGACCAGCATCGACGCCTCGAGTGGGGGAGTGAACCACGGCAGCCGCGGCTTCTCCTCGATTGGCTCGACCACCGCCACAGCACCGGGCCCAGCCTCGTCACCGTTCGCGGCCAGGGCCTGCAGTTCGGGCCGATCGCTCCGACCGGCGTGGGCGAGCACGACCTGTCGGCTGAACCGCAGATTCTCGAGCGTGTTGGTGGAGCGGTCCTCCTGGAGGATGTGTCCCGGCAGTACGCCCTGGCGGACCGCATAGTCGGCCATCGCCGCGGCCTCCGACACCTGCTCATCGGGACCCTGTCCACCGGACATGACCAGCACCGGCTCGCGCCCGGCGTCCCGTTCGCGCCGATAGACACCGATGGCGTGATCCACCCGCCCGGCGAGCAGCGGCCCGACCTCCCGGCCGCCCCGCAGACCGGCACCGAGAACGACGATGTGGCTGGGACGGGACCGGCGGGCCAGCCGGGCGTACACCCAGGAATAGCCGAGATAGAGCACGAACTCGCCGCCGAGATAACCGAGCGCGAGCACAGCGAACGTCGCGATGGGCGCGAGCGGCGTCGCCCCCGTGACCAGCACCACCAGCGCGAGCGCCAGGACAACCGCGATGCCGATCCCGGCCAGCAACGACAGCAGGTGGGCGAACGACCGGCGTTCGCGGCGCAGCATCTGCACCCCGTTGGCGATGAGGAACCCGATCAGCACGAGCGTCGCCAACGGCGCGAGCACCAACAGCAACAACCCGCCGAAGATCACCAGCAGGCCCAACCCCGGAATGAGTGCCAGGACCGGCAGGACGACCAGGACCGAGAGCCCGAACAGATAGGCATTGCCGAGCCAGCGG
Coding sequences:
- a CDS encoding IS256 family transposase — its product is MTMTKEHEDSVEPEARKLRRELFGEELLDQLMASVGERGVALTGEGGFLPEMIKAVLERGLQAELTEHLGYDKGDRAGHGSGNSRNGTSPKTVATEVGDLRLDQPRDRNSTFASALIPKGARRLGGLDEIIISLYAGGMTIRDIQHHLESTLGTELSHETISKITDAVADEVLTWQNRPLESFYPVIYLDALVVKIRDGAHVTNRHAHIAVGVDPDGVKHVLGIWVQANEGAKFWASVCAQLANRGVKDVLIVCCDGLTGFPEAIEATWPLAAVQTCVVHLIRASMRFVSYTDRKPVAAALKPIYTAANEDAALMAFTAFADSTWGKKYPAAVATWENAWDRFIPFLAFGPALRKVIYTTNSIESLNYQLRKVIKNRGHFPNDAAAVKLLWLAIRNIEDKRARERAKEAGVPKGKRKAPGKLVEGATIQGWKAALGELALVYPDRMNQYL
- a CDS encoding IS110 family transposase; translation: MTQITYTENLTSSRVYATGNARKTDDTDAHAIALAGVRVDQLRPVVPDETRTVLRILSDRRRALATDRTRTVAQLHHLLSELIPGGAPTRLSATRATALVQSVRARTASQKMLKRMARELIDDIRRIDQRKHALDLEITELVDTTGTRLMELCGIGPLGAASLLVEVGDITRFPTKAHFASWNGTAPIDASSGAHTRHRLSRAGNRRINSVLHTMGQTQRRLKIPEALKCYNQHHHGTHDELKAMRALKRRLSDIIYRTMINDALDTTRTGPGGHQDHDSHSSAAGSQPHTDSSDKPLHGPATNQPKPPLKHAS
- a CDS encoding ABC transporter substrate-binding protein, which gives rise to MKKSPARALGAIIATAALALTACGSGGTQTSGSTPGAGGADKEYKIGITQIVAHPSLDASREGFKKALADAGIEATYDENNAQGEPATATSIAGKLNTGNFDLILAIATPTAQATAQVVTNKPILFTAVTDPVAAELVESNEKPGANVTGTTDMNPVADQIKLIKRIKPDARTVGVIYSSGEVNSAVQVEAAKAAAQAEGLTLEEKTITNTGEVAQAAASLNTDAIYVPTDNNVVSGLAAVVQVAEQKKIPLIVGEGDSVEGGGLATIGIDYEKLGYQTGEMAVRILKDGANPADMPVESQKEFVTTINTKAAERMGVELPADLVAEATDVG
- a CDS encoding ABC transporter permease — encoded protein: MIQTLLNQGLSAADLGLIFGIMALGVYITFRVLNFPDLTVDGSFTTGAAVAASAILGGVNPWVATMFGFVAGAAAGLITGLLHTKGKINPLLAGILTQIALYSINLRIMGKANLPMLRAETTMSEMRRAGLFGTWASVGIFVAVVIVVLIITNWFLSTDTGLALQATGDNEAMIRAQGVSTDNMKILGLVVSNALVGLSGAMMAQYQGYADIGMGIGLIVAGLASVIIGQAILPARHFAVATAAVVLGSVIYREVIQLALSAGFDPNDMKLISAVLVVLALLLPRLTIFKRWAARRKQQQMLKAAGGAYQPAMAGAPARPPGQPGLEPTNEELSKRGEQ
- a CDS encoding ABC transporter ATP-binding protein is translated as MLELRDVKKVFFPHTPNERVALDNVSLRLEERDFVTVIGSNGAGKSTLLNIVAGVYRPDAGQVHIDNTDVTRQPDHKVARYVGRVFQDPMAGTCPNGTVEQNLSMAYSRGKRRGLRQSLTKAKRAVFREELQALELGLENRLKVDVGLLSGGQRQALSLLMATFSNPRILLLDEHTAALDPSRAELITELTEKAVDRYELTTLMVTHNMAQALRLGNRLIMMHAGRIVFELSGEDKKNATVQDLLNEFAKLKVMTDRTLLT
- a CDS encoding VOC family protein, whose product is MDLGVTLDVGANTMRWITVGPPGQPDTNIVLQPPVCDPGISQAEAQLIADLMAKGTYAGVNLACDDLDGLFERLAGAEVEVVQEPKNQDYGIRDFVVRDPAGNLIRVQEKG